The genomic DNA CGCCTCGCAAATCTAAAAGCTCTATACTTCGAGTCAATTTAATAGTTGCCAATTGATGCCGATTTATTGTAATTAGTTCTTCATCCCCGAAGATCTCAACCAGACAGCAGCTTAGGGTGTATCCAGCATAGATAATCCCTCTATTGAGATCGTCGGCTGGTTTTCCATTTACACGTTTATGATGGTCGAACCTACTGCGCGGTCCATTGTATCTAAAGCTAGATGCGGTAGCACCATAACTTGTAGGGTCGAAGATTCTTTTGAGTATCGTACCAGCAGGAATTACGTAGTGTTGAGGAGCGATTTCGCGATTGGGAGGCGGCAGAAAAATCCTAACCATTACTGAGCTACGCCAACTCCATCAGCTTCAATTAATAAATCGGCAATGTCATTAGGGTCGCCTTTTTTTAACACCTCAATTGGGGTTAAATTGTCAAACGCCGCCATTGGCTGACTCAGCCAGTTAATTCTTCTGAAGTTGGATATATTCAATCTCGATAGAAGCTCTGGTAGCCCATCTACAATTCCATCTTCTCCTTCGGGATCGAATTGCCATAGAGGAAACTTGTACACACCACGATCTTTAACTCCAATAAGTGTATTAGCTTTTAGGCGATCGCTAGCGGTTTTATGATGCTGCCAGCCCATTAAATCCGCCACTTGAGTTGAGGTCAGACTATCTTTTAGTAAATCTTGACGACGCTGATTTAACAGCTTAAGATTTTCTAACTCAAGTAACCATAAAGGTTCAGAATTATCATTTGATGGCATGGATTCGTTTACTTCAGGCTCAAAGACAAAACTCAACTGTTCTAAATCTTTTCTGTCGGCAGCATCAATTGT from Myxosarcina sp. GI1 includes the following:
- a CDS encoding RES family NAD+ phosphorylase, which codes for MVRIFLPPPNREIAPQHYVIPAGTILKRIFDPTSYGATASSFRYNGPRSRFDHHKRVNGKPADDLNRGIIYAGYTLSCCLVEIFGDEELITINRHQLATIKLTRSIELLDLRGEGCWNAGLNTTIANNDRRTLTQEWSKYFYETPEKYGNIEGIIFSSAKNGEDALAFYERAKMQITSAKISTQSMKDKIIRKEIYLAAKKLHLPIQFL